The genome window CCTCCTCCCCATGCCCTCTCCGGATTGGGGAATGAGGCAGATATCTGATTGGCCCCATTGTTCAGCACCACCTACCGTTGTTTCAATTCCCAATCAGAAATGGCCCCCCCCACCATTCCTCCCGAAAGTGTAAGAGGCCGCAATGTGGGCGGAGTGTAGTGTTCTCTGCGAAAGTGCTTGTAAGTTTGTGACAATGTCTGGAAGaggaaagggcagtgggaaaggtCGCGCCAAGCCGAAGTCTCGGTCGTCCCGGGCTGGCCTGCAGTTCCCGGTGGGCCGTGTTCATAGGCTCCTGAGAAAGGGTAACTATGCTGAGCGTGTGGGTGCCGGAGCGCCGGTCTATCTGGCTGCGGTGCTGGAGTATCTGACGGCTGAAATCCTGGAGCTGGCCGGCAACGCGGCCCGGGACAACAAGAAGACCCGCATCATCCCCAGGCACCTGCAGCTGGCCGTGCGCAACGACGAGGAGCTCAACAAGCTGTTGGGAGGGGTGACCATCGCTCAGGGCGGGGTGCTGCCTAATATCCAGGCCGTGCTACTGCCCAAGAAAACCGCCGCTGCGGGAGCCACTAAAAAGTGAAGAGAGTATTCTTGAATCTGACAATCTACGCCACTCATCTATGAAAGGCCCTCCGTCGGATTGAATTACCTTCCTTTAATTAATTGTTGTCGGTTTCAGTCCCTTCCATCTTCGATACTGTACTGTCATTGGGTGTGTGTGATCTAATGTGAAACCTTTCTTGATGGCTGTGACAGAACTGTGAAAAATATATACCGGTATTGTAACAATGGTCAGAGTGCATTATTTTTTATTGATTTGTAAATGTCTGCGGTCACTTGTCTTTAATCATTGTCCTATAACTGAATCACTCAGTCCCTGTCCTCCTCGCTCGCAGGCAGTTTCACGTTATTTAGGAAGAGCTCAATTGCCCAAGAAAACCGCAACTGTGGGAGCCTTTAAAAAGTGAAGACATCATTCCTGAGTCTgacaacccaaaggctcttttaagAGCCACTCTCGGCATCTGTGAAAGGAGCTACACCGTCTTCTCTGtcggatttattttatttttaatgtggaGAAGCTTGAACTTTGTACCTGAGCTCAGTCAATTACTATCGCCTTGTTATTGAATACTTgtggtttggagatgctgatgttggactggggtgtacaaagttaaaaatcacccaacaccagcttatagcccaacaggtttatctgtatgcactagctttcggagcttccATCACGTACTTGAACAACTGGTGTCACGTTGGCCCAGATCATGCCTTTAAGGTGCAAGCTGCCCTGTGAGACTgtctgccacaatggtcagactgattatAATCTAAAGAAAATGGATTTTCAGATTCTTACGTGGATTCATATAGCTTTTGAGCGAAGTACACACAGAGACTCACggagaccctctctcatatgctcacacataatgtccctcaccctctcacagacgtaCATGTATACCCCCTTTTACACTCGCATACACACTAATACCGTCCCCCCGGCAAAACACACACCCACATgatgaatttgcacttgcagaacgAGAAATGTCCACGATCGAGTTTGACTTTGGTTTCACATTCCCTTTAACTGCATCAGGAAGAGCTAAATGGACCCAGTGCAGTAAGTATGCATTCGATACAGCAAATACTCCTGAGCGGCCCCTATCCCTCTGCGCTCTGTTTACTAGTGTGTTCATAGAGAGGCTTTCTTCTCTGTCTCCAGAGAGAGAGTATATTAAATACccgtgagtgatttttttttcagttgtaaAGGAGGGAAGGGGGTAAAGTGAGATTGTCTGAACCGCACTTCTGTAATCGAAAAACAAATCAACGCCTAAGTACTAATGGGGAATGGGATAGAATTGGCGCCAAAAGATCAACGgctcattttcaaatttgaaaagccCACTAACATGTAGAAAAGAGCGCAAAGGTTTACAAATGAGAATGGGTAGGTACTTAGGCGTTGATTTGTCTATCGATTACAGAAGTGCAGTTCAGACTCGATCGTGGACATTTCTcgttctgcaagtgcaaattcatcATGTGGGTGTGTGTTTTCTAGAATTCTAGAATTTAACTAAACAAAATCTGCGATCACCAGAGATCTCAGTAGTTGGAACTTGACTGCCGCTGTGTCTGTGACTTTCTTGTTTAACGACTCCCCGTTAATGCTGTACTCAGCTCCTATGCACTTCCTAAAATACGATCCCAACGTCCGCAAGTAACAAGTCGATCTCTTGGCCCCCAATCTTTCCCATCCCCCAACGACAAGCCATATGAATAccgagacagagagggagagggagattcgCGAGAATTTATAATCCACTACCACaatgtcatgttaaaattatattgCACAATTTGTCATAATACATTCTGCGATCACGGGAGCTCTCATTAGTTATGACTTCACTGCCCATGTCAATATCGCTTATAACTCATTGCCTATTTACTTCCTGGTTTTATCATTCCAATAGTAATGCAACCCATCGTTTCCCGCTCTCTCTGGATGGTTTAGTGGCTCTGAAAAGAGCcgttgtgtttctctctctctctcggggtGAATGTGCAGGGCCGGCCAGGCTCCGTTTAGGCGCGCTCCCCGCGGATCCGGCGGGCCAGTTGGATGTCTTTGGGCATGATGGTGACCCGCTTGGCGTGGATGGCGCACAGGTTGGTGTCCTCAAacgaaaacacccgggtggccagtgacaaacactgcccttcacatcaaagggcagtgctgtgtgttctgctcctgtttattttttatgatGCCGGAGCGCTCTTGCGGGCAGCTTTGGTCGCCAGCTGCTTGCGGGGAGCTTTCCCTCCGGTGGATTTGCGCGCTGTCTGCTTGGTTCGGGCCATTCTCTCcaactctctgtaacacacacacaggctGCTGCTGTCAATGCTGAGGCTGCTGCGGTGCTGCCTGTTTAAGGGAATGGAGAGCCCGCCCTAGAGCTGGGATTGGATACAGCCCTGTCCCTCAACCCACAAAGAAACAGCTCCGGAAGGcacagaaaaggcaggaaaagaatTGTTGGAGGCTGATTGGGTAACGTGAAATGACAGTTGGTCAGTTTCAAAATGCCCGCCGAATTCAACCTCTCAAACCCTGAAATCAAATAACATATTAAGATATATTACGCCACTCGCAATTCAGATACTTTATAGTAATCGATAAAAACCTAATTGGCTGTCAGGGCAGACAGGAGGCGGGATTATTGCCCGATCTGTCTGTAACAGGTCGGAGGAAAGGCGGAGTTTTAAACAACCCAAACTGAACAGCCGAACGTCTACCCGCCGTGAATCAATCTAAACAACCCCGCCGATTTAAACATCTTGAAATTGTACCACGATAAAATCGCAAAAGCCGACCGAATAAATCTTTTATTTCAACCAGATTATAATCAGCCTGAACACAATTTAATGGCTGCCTGAACGGCCTGTAACAGTCACATGTAAAGAGCAGGCTATGAAAATATCTGCTGCGTCGCAGCATCAAAACTCATGAAAGAATCGTTTCTGGAGGGGCAATGAAATACAAATACCACAATATGTAACATCAGTGTCCGGGCAAAATGACAAATGACACGTTAAAGAACCGTTAAAGTATCCCTCCCTATGCGTTGCTTTCCCCGTCCTCAGGTCTCCGCTCTCTGTCGGAGGGTTTGGGTGGCTCtgaaaagagcctttgggttcGCTGGAAAAGGGTCGCTTTATGCTCAGCCGCCGAATCCATAGAGAGTGCGGCCCTGGCGTTTCAGAGCGTACACCACATCCATGGCGGTGACAGTCTTGCGCTTGGCGTGCTCAGTGTAGGTGACCGCATCCCTGATCACATTCTCCAGGAAAACCTTCAGCACCCCGCGGGTCTCCTCGTAGATCAAGCCCGAGATGCGCTTGACCCCGCCACGGCGAGCCAGGCGCCGGATGGCTGGTTTGGTGATGCCCTGGATGTTATCACGGAGCACTTTGCGGTGCCGCTTCGCTCCGCCTTTTCCCAGGCCTTTGCCTCCTTTGCCTCTTCCAGACATCACGCTTTTTCACTCCAATCGCTGACGAATGAGAGCCGAGCTGCCTCCGCTTCCTTTTTTATACAGCCCGGTCCGACCTGACTGAGAAAGAgctgacagagagtgagaggcgGGTCCGGAGAGGAAACTGAGTGACAGACACAGCAGGGGAATGGCTTTGATCATCCAACTCCGCCTCCAGCTCACTCCCGCCCCAACTGTATCTGGGACTGAAGCTTTTCTCCCCAAAGCTGACTGTTCAGTCGAGCGCATGCGTGAGACCCCCCACCCCGCCTCCCCAACAGCGCTGCCATTGAGAagcatttactcagtgagtgcaagaggtttgtttgaaacagaccgcaatggagagatcagcgcccagggaagcgagggaacagcaggctccttccagcagcacatcgggatgggagcctgggacacagagggggcgcggagaccgggattgattcggggtgagttcagggagaaccgggggctgtttgtaagaggccgagcggagcaggaactggtcccggaacttggagtgagcgggctggggggaagagagaggcctttctcgggctgtgtgggcctgctgagggaggcagagcggGAAGAAGCTGCTGTGGGACATTCTTGGGGTTTATAATCCCCTAAACACTGATGGGAATTCNNNNNNNNNNNNNNNNNNNNNNNNNNNNNNNNNNNNNNNNNNNNNNNNNNNNNNNNNNNNNNNNNNNNNNNNNNNNNNNNNNNNNNNNNNNNNNNNNNNNNNNNNNNNNNNNNNNNNNNNNNNNNNNNNNNNNNNNNNNNNNNNNNNNNNNNNNNNNNNNNNNNNNNNNNNNNNNNNNNNNNNNNNNNNNNNNNNNNNNNNNNNNNNNNNNNNNNNNNNNNNNNNNNNNNNNNNNNNNNNNNNNNNNNNNNNNNNNNNNNNNNNNNNNNCTTCACCcatctccctgacctatcacctacatcccctccctcactcacctattgtactctatgctactttctccccaccctcctctagcttatctctccacccttcgggctctctgccttcattcctgttttgcccgaaacatcgattttactgctcctcggatgctgcctgaactgctgtgcccttccagcaccactaattcagaatctgctttccagcatctgcagtcattgtttttacctgactgAGAAAGAGCTGACAGAGAGTGAGGGGCGGGTCCAGAGAGCAAACTGGGTGACAGACAGAGCAGGGAAATGGCTTTGTTCATCCAGCTCACTCCAGCCCCAACTGTATCTGGGACTGAACCTTTTCTCCCTAAAGCTGACCTGAGTAGAGGAGCGCATGCATGAGACTCTCCTCCAGCGCTGCCATTGAGgagcatttactcagtgagtgcaagaggtttgtttgaaacagaccgcaatggagagatcagcgcccagggaagcgagggaacagcatgctccttccagcagcacatcgggatgggagcctgggacacagagggggctccgagaccaggattgattcggggtgagttcagggagaactgggggctgtttgtaagaggccgaGCGGAGCAGGAGCTGGTCCTggaacttggagtgagcgggctggggggaagagagaggctgAGGGAGGCAGAGTGGGAAGAAGCTGCTATGGGACATTTTTGTGGTTTACAATTCTCTGAACCCTGTTTTAACTTCATTCTTTTTCCTGTTGTTTGTTGAGATTGCACAGACCAACTGTAGGAATGTGATACTCTTGTAAAAGGACATACACTGGGGTCTTGGCAAAAATGCTGGCAATAGCGCTGTTTTCCTTCTTTCCAACAGATAGCATAATGGGATTTGGGTATTGAGCTGTGTAAGCATTCTGGTGGTGAGTAGTCCCATTCATGTTGCTGGACAGTTGTTGCTCAGTTTCTGGATCTCACTTAATTGGTatcaagttaaaaaatcacacaacaccaggttattgtccaacaggtttatttggaagcacctgatgttgtgtgatttttaacattgtgcaccctagtccaacaccaacatctccaaatcaattggTATTAAATCACATGAAAAACAAACACAATCCCCAGACAAGGAGCAGCTCAGGGCAACAATGGAATCAGGTCCATGGTTCTGTTTAGGTTGTtggctttaaagaaaaaaacaacacGCATCCTAATGAAGATGTAATGAATGTGATGTTGATCAGTTCATTATTGCCAGACTAGCCTCATGTTGATTTACAGGTGTCCCTGTGTCTTCCTCCAGATAAATACCTGAGGGACTAAGACACTAATACTTTTGCGGTTGAAAGCAAAGTGTGACCAGCTGCCTCTAACAAACAGCAGGAATGTAGCCCACTGACGTTTACAGACCAGTTTTGAAGATAGATAAAATGAATCCTCGTCCAAAATAgacattcaggaacaggattaaaATCCACAATAATTAAGGATATTTTCAAAGTTACATTGAAAATAGACAAATAGACTACATTGTTACAAtttatggatcagtggtgctggaagagcacagcaattcaggcagcatccgacgagcagcaaaatcgacgtttcgggcaaaaacccttcatcaggaataaaggcagagagcctgaagcgtggagagatgagctagaggagggtgggggtggggagaaagtagcatagagtacaataggtgagtgggggaggagatgaaggtgataggtcagggaggagagggtggagtggataggtggaaaaggagctaggcaggtcggacaagtccggacaggtNNNNNNNNNNNNNNNNNNNNNNNNNNNNNNNNNNNNNNNNNNNNNNNNNNNNNNNNNNNNNNNNNNNNNNNNNNNNNNNNNNNNNNNNNNNNNNNNNNNNNNNNNNNNNNNNNNNNNNNNNNNNNNNNNNNNNNNNNNNNNNNNNNNNNNNNNNNNNNNNNNNNNNNNNNNNNNNNNNNNNNNNNNNNNNNNNNNNNNNNNNNNNNNNNNNNNNNNNNNNNNNNNNNNNNNNNNNNNNNNNNNNNNNNNNNNNNNNNNNNNNNNNNNNNNNNNNNNNNNNNNNNNNNNNNNNNNNNNNNNNNNNNNNNNNNNNNNNNNNNNNNNNNNNNNNNNNNNNNNNNNNNNNNNNNNNNNNNNNNNNNNNNNNNNNNNNNNNNNNNNNNNNNNNNNNNNNNNNNNNNNNNNNNNNNNNNNNNNNNNNNNNNtgatttggtttatgcggaggtttgtagggtggaaggtgagcaccaggggcttctgtccttgttacggttggaggggtggggtctgagggcgaaggtgcgggatgtggacgagatgcgttggagggcatctttaaccacgtgggaagggaaattgtggtctctaaagaaggaggccatctggtgtgttctgtggtggagctcctgggagcagatacggcggaggcggaggaattgggaatacgggattgTTACAGTGTTTTGATACCCATCCATGAAGGAGGGGTTAAGTACAGAGATGGAGGGAAACTGTCCTCACCGACAGAGCAAGAGTTACCgaagagtcatcgagtcatagagatgtacagcacggaaacgtcttcagtccaacttgtccatgccgaccagatgtcctttcctcgtccatttgccagcatgtagcCCATcactctccaaactcttcctgttcatattgttaaagtacagatttgaggcggcccagggaatcccttgtcGACTCAGACCTGTAAGCTTCTATTGGTTAGTCCCGGAGATCTTTGATATTCTGGAATACTTAcaaacagtttagtttaattttagcctTCCCttttatttaccaatagcatcactgttacaacgtAACATTGACACCTATAAGCCAGGCTCGCAGAGGTTCTAAAAACCTAGAAAAGTAGGATACCAGCTCTTCCTTAAAGAGCCCTCGCCGGCTACTCCACAATTCCATTACAAATAGGCTTCCATTTTTACAAAATTTTACAAAAAACACTGCATGTTCTTAATGAGACAGACAACAATGGAAAGGTAATACTTTGTAAGGAAGCAAAGTTAATTAACTGGTCCGTGTGCACTTAActgatcactcctacaggcccTCAGCCATCCATTAGGTGAGAAAAACAGATCCAGTCGAGTCAGGTGCCTTTTGGTGAAGTAAGTCCCTATCATGAAGAGGTAACAGTCTAAAATAAGTGGAAGAGTTtataaggtaaccttgcacagcaCACATGTCAatatatacatgtatttggaaaggcaaggactgattacggatagttaacatggctttgtgcatgggaaatcatgtctcacaaacttgattgagttttttgaagaagtaacaaagaagattgatgagggcagagtagtagatgtgatctgtatggacttcagtaaggtattcgacaaggttccccatgggagactgattagcaactttagatctcatggaatacagggagaactagccatttggatacagaactggctcaaaggctctagttctggactccccaaccccagggaaaagactttgtctatttatcctattcatgcccctcataattttgtaaacctctataaggtcacccctcagcctccgacgctccagggaaaacagccccagcatgttcagccNNNNNNNNNNNNNNNNNNNNNNNNNNNNNNNNNNNNNNNNNNNNNNNNNNNNNNNNNNNNNNNNNNNNNNNNNNNNNNNNNNNNNNNNNNNNNNNNNNNNNNNNNNNNNNNNNNNNNNNNNNNNNNNNNNNNNNNNNNNNNNNNNNNNNNNNNNNNNNNNNNNNNNNNNNNNNNNNNNNNNNNNNNNNNNNNNNNNNNNNNNNNNNNNNNNNNNNNNNNNNNNNNNNNNNNNNNNNNNNNNNNNNNNNNNNNNNNNNNNNNNNNNNNNNNNNNNNNNNNNNNNNNNNNNNNNNNNNNNNNNNNNNNNNNNNNNNNNNNNNNNNNNNNNNNNNNNNNNNNNNNNNNNNNNNNNNNNNNNNNNNNNNNNNNNNNNNNNNNNNNNNNNNNNNNNNNNNNNNNNNNNNNNNNNNNNNNNNNNNNNNNNNNNNNNNNNNNNNNNNNNNNNNNNNNNNNNNNNNNNNNNNNNNNNNNNNNNNNNNNNNNNNNNNNNNNNNNNNNNNNNNNNNNNNNNNNNNNNNNNNNNNNNNNNNNNNNNNNNNNNNNNNNNNNNNNNNNNNNNNNNNNNNNNNNNNNNNNNNNNNNNNNNNNNNNNNNNNNNNNNNNNNNNNNNNNNNNNNNNNNNNNNNNNNNNNNNNNNNNNNNNNNNNNNNNNNNNNNNNNNNNNNNNNNNNNNNNNNNNNNNNNNNNNNNNNNNNNNNNNNNNNNNNNNNNNNNNNNNNNNNNNNNNNNNNNNNNNNNNNNNNNNNNNNNNNNNNNNNNNNNNNNNNNNNNNNNNNNNNNNNNNNNNNNNNNNNNNNNNNNNNNNNNNNNNNNNNNNNNNNNNNNNNNNNNNNNNNNNNNNNNNNNNNNNNNNNNNNNNNNNNNNNNNNNNNNNNNNNNNNNNNNNNNNNNNNNNNNNNNNNNNNgtttcaagacatccagcacttcctcctctgtaatatggacattttgtaagatgtcaccatctatttccctaaagtctatatcttccatatccttttccacagtaaatactggtgcaaaatactcatttagtatctcccccattttctgtggctccacacaaaagctaccttgctgatctttgaaggagctgtattctctccctagttactcttttgtccttaatgtatttgtaaaaaccctctggattttccttcattctatttgccaaagctatcaatgttccctttttaccctcctgatttcccccttaagtacacttctacttcctttatactctaaggattcactcaatctatcctgtctataccttacatatgcttccttattttacttaaccaaaccctcaatttctttagtcatccagcatttcccatacctaccagcctttcctttcacccaagtaggaatatactttctctggactctagttatctcctttctgaaggcttcccattttccagctgtccctttacctgcgaacatcttccctcaatcagctttcgaaagttcttgcctaatagcgtcaaaattggcctttctccaatttagaacttcaatgtttagatctggtctatcctttttcatcattagtttaaatctaatagaattatggtcactggccccaaagtgttcctccactgacacctcaatcacctgcgttgctttatttcccaagagaaggtcaattttacaccttctctcataggtacatccacatactgaatcagaaaattgtcttgtacacatttaataaattcctctcccaactaaaccctgaacactatggcagtcccagtctatatttggaaagttaaaatccctacagatatctgagatctgctcacaaaatttgtttctcaatttccttctgactattaaggggcctatagtacaatcccaataaggttatcatccctttcttatttctcagttccacccaaataactttccaggatgtatttctgggaatatcctctctcagcacagctgtaatgctatcccttatcaaaaatgccaccctcctcctctcttgcctccctttctg of Chiloscyllium plagiosum isolate BGI_BamShark_2017 unplaced genomic scaffold, ASM401019v2 scaf_14877, whole genome shotgun sequence contains these proteins:
- the LOC122547746 gene encoding histone H4; the protein is MSGRGKGGKGLGKGGAKRHRKVLRDNIQGITKPAIRRLARRGGVKRISGLIYEETRGVLKVFLENVIRDAVTYTEHAKRKTVTAMDVVYALKRQGRTLYGFGG
- the LOC122547745 gene encoding late histone H2A.L3-like, which gives rise to MSGRGKGSGKGRAKPKSRSSRAGLQFPVGRVHRLLRKGNYAERVGAGAPVYLAAVLEYLTAEILELAGNAARDNKKTRIIPRHLQLAVRNDEELNKLLGGVTIAQGGVLPNIQAVLLPKKTAAAGATKK